A portion of the Adhaeribacter radiodurans genome contains these proteins:
- a CDS encoding OmpA family protein, translating into MRRFLLVSLFLALLFNTLEPLKAQTKLSLKRKVVNDSIQHQGQPKAEVAIDFPNINKIPYYQDRGKLREINRLERRRDYNKALPLLQEYVNNFGIENFYRNTPMLWRLAQLYERKNDMAHAKGYYRLAIKHHRSDIEKVKLYYDSLEAKTKSFYVPLNYYYELVEYRKAVNTFQPPKGVYTNMGPDINSKYEDYGPTINANTERLIFTSRRNRGPSINSGYNEDLFYAENNNGTWNQAKSFGKPINSVYNEGSACLSKDGQTLYFARCDCPDSFGNCDLYTAKKMKNGTWGNIKNLGLQVNSPSWDSQPALSQNEDTLYFASDRLGGFGTSDIYFTFKQKNGRWAPAQNMGPVINTRENEVSPFFHPKYQVLYFSSRGQLLNNGDYDIYKTYRVNGRWQEPRNIGPLVNGKGSEYYFTIDGKSENLYYARSEENDLKNLDLFSFPLPMEAHPLAVTRLEGTLLDSVTNKPLTGIVSVIDLTSGIEVASKYIRKDGSFDFDLIDQSRYMLLIQSPDFFSVEKEIDLKQDTIFKIMTTAIDYKIPLIFKNIEFDEGRSNIKPVMEPILDRIVLFMADHPTFKLKIGGHTDSSGDVDFNTELSQKRADSIKKYIEQKGKIPEGRIEAWGYGSSEQLREEITEEDRRINRRVEFKLIKPEPANLKE; encoded by the coding sequence ATGCGTCGTTTTCTTTTAGTTAGCTTATTTTTAGCCTTACTTTTTAACACTCTGGAACCACTAAAAGCGCAGACTAAACTTTCGCTTAAAAGAAAAGTAGTAAACGACAGTATTCAGCATCAAGGGCAGCCAAAAGCCGAAGTAGCTATTGATTTCCCGAATATCAATAAAATTCCGTACTACCAAGACCGGGGTAAACTTAGAGAAATAAACCGGTTGGAACGTCGGCGCGACTACAATAAAGCCTTGCCTCTACTGCAGGAATACGTAAATAATTTCGGAATTGAGAATTTTTACCGGAATACACCCATGCTTTGGCGTCTGGCTCAATTATATGAGCGTAAAAACGATATGGCGCACGCGAAAGGTTATTACCGCCTTGCTATAAAACACCATCGCTCTGATATTGAAAAAGTTAAGCTATACTACGACTCCCTGGAAGCAAAAACGAAATCGTTTTACGTACCATTAAATTATTATTACGAACTCGTAGAATACCGGAAAGCTGTTAATACTTTTCAACCCCCCAAAGGAGTATACACTAACATGGGGCCGGATATTAACTCTAAGTACGAAGACTACGGCCCTACTATAAACGCCAATACCGAACGTTTAATTTTTACTTCGCGTCGCAACCGCGGGCCTTCCATTAACTCGGGATACAACGAAGATTTATTTTACGCCGAAAATAATAATGGCACCTGGAACCAGGCTAAGTCGTTTGGGAAACCCATTAATAGCGTATACAACGAGGGCTCTGCTTGCCTCAGCAAAGATGGCCAAACTTTGTATTTTGCCCGTTGCGACTGCCCCGACTCTTTTGGCAACTGTGATTTATACACGGCTAAAAAAATGAAAAACGGTACCTGGGGCAACATTAAAAACTTGGGTTTACAGGTAAATAGTCCTTCCTGGGATTCGCAACCTGCCCTTTCGCAGAACGAAGATACCTTGTACTTTGCCTCCGACCGTTTGGGTGGTTTTGGCACTTCTGATATTTACTTTACTTTTAAACAAAAAAATGGCCGCTGGGCACCCGCCCAGAACATGGGCCCGGTAATAAACACCCGCGAAAACGAGGTAAGTCCGTTCTTTCATCCTAAATACCAGGTACTTTATTTTAGTTCGAGGGGGCAATTACTCAACAACGGCGACTACGATATTTATAAAACTTACCGCGTTAACGGGCGCTGGCAAGAACCGCGTAACATTGGCCCGCTCGTAAACGGCAAAGGCAGCGAATATTACTTTACCATCGACGGTAAATCGGAAAATTTGTATTATGCCCGTTCTGAGGAAAATGATTTAAAAAACTTGGATTTGTTTTCCTTTCCCTTGCCCATGGAAGCACATCCGCTGGCCGTAACCCGACTCGAAGGCACCTTACTAGATTCTGTTACGAATAAACCCCTGACCGGCATTGTATCGGTTATTGATCTTACCAGCGGCATTGAAGTAGCTTCTAAGTACATCCGGAAAGACGGCTCCTTTGATTTTGATTTAATCGACCAAAGCCGCTATATGCTTTTAATTCAAAGCCCGGATTTTTTTAGCGTAGAGAAAGAGATTGACTTAAAGCAGGATACTATTTTTAAGATTATGACTACGGCTATTGATTATAAAATACCGCTCATTTTCAAAAATATTGAATTCGACGAAGGAAGATCCAATATAAAACCTGTTATGGAGCCTATTCTTGACCGGATTGTTTTATTTATGGCCGATCACCCAACGTTTAAACTTAAAATTGGCGGCCACACCGATAGCAGCGGGGATGTTGACTTTAATACCGAACTTTCGCAAAAAAGGGCTGATTCTATAAAAAAATACATTGAGCAAAAAGGCAAAATCCCCGAAGGCCGCATTGAGGCGTGGGGCTACGGCAGTTCGGAACAATTACGCGAAGAAATAACTGAAGAAGATCGCCGCATTAACCGCCGCGTAGAATTTAAGTTAATAAAACCAGAACCCGCCAACCTAAAGGAGTAA
- a CDS encoding LysM peptidoglycan-binding domain-containing protein, which yields MIKRLVGWIGLVFWLLLSNSFSGWAQTTLPPDTNVFSKKEKLESIKNVHQVQPGDTYYSLSKKYQIPVDSLIKWNGSDLPIGKLIRIAAESLAINTTDLDTLIQVAPPSEKVIPEQRPSHSPEISGQAVEKSTTTQSAYEEPEEGAGSDKMMQRVLVIPFDPYLYFSDADEDIARQSDLPKQNIRYIFRSRLNAFLDPNGFEIINLLDGNHSPTSEELKNAYKSLAYSYQDVTTSRFHLVPRKQKSFFSGPESWFRKQKEKAGLASPSPEEASVAAEGEKYYGVKVKSPDFYRHFNQRYNLDYYIFINQFEIHTDYTNCIDRTTQNFIREFLVHYTIFDSQGELIAGNKVKIPYVSNVNEINKIVRDNLSKIAQRILADLPNPQVPSSEAAQN from the coding sequence ATGATAAAACGATTGGTTGGGTGGATTGGGTTGGTTTTCTGGCTATTGTTAAGCAATAGTTTCTCTGGCTGGGCACAAACTACTCTTCCTCCCGATACCAATGTTTTTAGTAAAAAAGAAAAGCTGGAATCGATTAAAAATGTGCACCAGGTACAACCCGGTGATACGTATTACAGCTTATCTAAAAAATACCAGATCCCGGTAGATTCTTTAATAAAATGGAATGGCTCAGATCTGCCAATTGGTAAACTTATCCGGATTGCCGCTGAATCATTAGCAATAAACACTACGGATCTGGATACCTTAATCCAGGTAGCTCCGCCATCTGAAAAAGTTATACCGGAACAAAGACCTAGTCATTCACCTGAGATTTCTGGGCAAGCGGTAGAAAAATCAACCACTACTCAATCGGCGTACGAAGAACCGGAAGAAGGGGCGGGTTCGGATAAAATGATGCAACGGGTATTGGTAATTCCGTTTGATCCTTACTTGTATTTTTCGGATGCCGACGAAGATATTGCCCGACAATCGGATTTGCCTAAGCAAAATATCCGGTATATTTTCCGCTCCCGCCTGAATGCTTTTCTGGACCCAAACGGTTTTGAAATAATTAATTTACTCGACGGAAATCATTCACCTACCTCCGAAGAATTAAAAAATGCTTATAAATCTTTGGCTTACAGCTATCAGGATGTTACTACCTCACGCTTTCATCTCGTACCCCGAAAACAAAAATCTTTTTTTAGCGGCCCCGAATCCTGGTTCCGGAAGCAAAAGGAGAAAGCTGGTTTAGCAAGCCCAAGCCCCGAGGAGGCGAGTGTGGCGGCCGAAGGCGAAAAGTATTACGGGGTAAAAGTAAAATCGCCGGATTTTTACCGACACTTTAACCAACGTTATAACCTGGATTATTACATTTTCATAAACCAGTTCGAAATTCACACGGATTACACGAATTGCATCGACCGAACCACTCAAAATTTTATTCGTGAATTTCTAGTTCATTATACCATCTTCGATTCTCAAGGTGAGCTAATTGCGGGCAATAAAGTAAAAATACCGTACGTCTCAAATGTGAATGAAATTAATAAAATTGTGCGGGACAATCTAAGCAAAATCGCGCAGCGCATTCTGGCCGATTTACCTAATCCGCAAGTTCCAAGTTCTGAGGCCGCTCAGAATTAG